The genomic DNA CCGCGTGCAGAGTGAAAGGGCAATCCAGTCCGCAAGATGTCCCCAAAAGCCAACCAGTGAACACGACTGGGGCCGCTGCCAACAGACCATTTCAAGCAGGTTCAAGCAGGTTCAAGCAGGTTCAAGCAGGTTCAAGCAGGTTCAAGCAGGTTCAAGCAGGTTCAAGCAGGTTCAAGCAGGTTCAAGCAGGTTCAAGCAGGTTCAAGCAGGTTCAAGCAGGTTCAAGCAGGTTCAAGCAGGTTCAAGCAGGTTCAAGCAGGTTCAAGCAGGTTCAGGAAAGTGGTCCTGGGCGTTCGGTTAGAACGCCTTGCTAGCGTACCGGTGCGCCACGCCGAAGGGCTGGCCTTCGCCGAAACTAGAGGGGGCGAGTTGGGGACAGGCTCGGTGCCGGATCGATTGTGCAAGGGCACGTCGGGTTGGGAGAGGTGGCGCGGTCGGTTCGGTTTTGACGTATGGCAAGCTGGTCGGTGGGGCGATCCGCGACTCTCCCCCCCACGAAGTTTTGACCGGCAACGCTACGCAACGTAGGAAATGTCAGATGATTTTGTCGTCGTCCAAGGAATTGTGCTCAACTGGCGCGTTGCGATATTTGCTTGCGGCCACCGTTCCACCTCGATCCACTCAAAATCATTTGGCCCCCTTTCCCCTGCAGCGTGTAAGCGAGACGCCGCTCTTCCATTATAAAGTACTTATGGCTCGTTCGTCACGGATTAAAAAACGATAACAAACCGCAGGCTCTTCGAACGGCGTCACCGGACGACGTTTCAAGGGGAACGCTGGTCGAGCGCCCGCAGCAGAGCCGGCTGCAGCGTCGCCGGCAGAGCGATTGCGCGTTTCAATTTGGGGTCTCTGCCGGCACCAGGGGCCCCGCTGGCAATCGCTCAGTGCAATGCGGCCCCCCGATGTCGAGGGATGGAAGGCGGCAGCCAAATACCCCAAACCTCCCCTCTCTCCACGCCGCAAGAACAGCTGACACGATCTCGCTGAAAAGTCCCCAGGTTTGTATTGCATTAATTTGCGATTTGTCCGACCATTCGTTTGGCTCGCTATAACTCCGAGAATCCATTCATGAGGAATGATCGTCCGGCGTGCGAGATCCGATACAGAATTACAGGCGATCGCTTTTCCCGCATCGCTAGTCCCGCCGGTTGTCCCGACCCGAGCGACTTTGATAGCAATGTCAGAGAGGTTCGAGTCGCGACAATCGATATTGCTCAGTCCTCTCGACCGGAATATTTCGATGGATCGAAATCAACTGCTGTCGCTTTATAAGTCGCTGTTCACGGCCCGCGAAGTTGATCGTGTTGAGCAGGAACTCACCCGCCGCGGCGAGGCCTTCTTTCACGTTTCGGGGGCCGGCCACGAAGCGCCGGCAGTCCTCGCGCGTCATCTGACCAAACACGATTGGTTGCATCTGCATTACCGCGACAAGGCGTTGATGATTGCTCGCGGTGTGACTGCGCGCAAATTCTTCGATGCGTCGCTGTGCAACGACACCTCGCACTCTCGCGGCCGCCAGATGTGCGCCCAGATGAGCGATGCCGACCTGCATATCCTCAGCCTCGGTGGCCCCGTTGGAAACGCCGCTCTGCAAGCGGTAGGCGTTGCTGCGGCGACCAAGGAAAACAAAAACAAACCGGTCACGATCTACTGCATCGGCGACGGATCGACTCAAGAAGGCGAGTTCTTGGAAGGCGTTGCCGAAGCGGTTCGCTTGCAAGTTCCGCTGATGATCGTCATCCAAGACAACCAATGGGCGATCTCGACCGAGACGCGCGGGCAAACGTTCTTCTCGCGCCCCGATGGCGATGCCGATTCCTTTTATGGTCTGCCGATCCACCGCGTCGATGGCCGCGATATCATCGGTTCCGACGAAGCGATGGGCGACTTGGTTCAACAGGTTCGCGAATCGCGCGGCCCGGCTTTGGTGCTGTTGCAAACCGAACGGCTGAGCAACCACACAAACGCCGACGATCAATCGATCTATCGGCCGACCGAAGATATCGAAGCGGCTCAAAAAGAACGCGATCCGTTGGTCCGTTTCGAGCAACAGTTGCTCGAGCGTGGGATCAGCGAAGCCGAACTGGCAGCGATTCGCGAGACCGTCGTGGCCGAAGTGGTTGCCGATGAAAACGACGCGATCTACGCGGCTCAACCCTCCGCGACGCACGAAGCCAAGAAACCATTGCTGGTCGAATTGACCCATCCCTCGCGCGAACAACGCGGCGATCGGGAGGCCGACGGCCAATTGACGATGAAAGACGCGATGCGTTCGGTCCTGCGTGATCGCTTGGGCAACGACGACCGCGTCTTCCTTTACGGTCAGGATATCGAAGATCCTAAGGGTGACGTCTTTGGCGTCACGCGTGGACTCAGCACCGCGTTTCCCGGACGCGTCTGCAACGCTCCGCTGTCGGAATCGACCATCCTGGGAAACGCCATCGGCCGCTCTCTCGTCGGACAACGACCGGTTGCCTTCATTCAGTTCGCCGACTTCCTGCCGCTGGCCTACAACCAATTGACCAGCGAACTGGGCAGCATGTACTGGCGGACCAACGGCACTTGGGAATCGCCCGTGATCGTGATGGTTCCCTGCGGCGGTTATCGCCCCGGCTTGGGCCCGTTCCACTCGCACTCGTTCGAATCGGTCTGTGCTCACATCCCCGGCGTCGACGTCTACATGCCCAGCACCGCCGGCGATGCGGCGGGAATGTTGAACGCTGCGTTTGAATCGGGACGTCCCAGCGTCTTCTTCTATCCGAAGGCGTTGCTGAACGATCCGAGCCAATCGACGAGCCCCGACACCGCGAAACAGTTCACGCCGATCGGAGTTGCACGCAAGGTGCGAGCCGGCCGCGACATCACCTTGGTCGGCTGGGGAAATACCGTCGGCCTGTGCGAAAAATCGGCGACTGCTTTGGAACAAGCTGGGATCGAAGCCGAAGTGATCGACCTGCGTTCGCTCTCCCCTTGGGACGAAGCGACCGTGCTGGCGTCAGCTGAAAAAACAGCTCGCATGATCGTCGTTCACGAAGACAATCACACCTGCGGAATCGGTGGCGAAGTCGTCGCGACGATCGCTGAAAAGACCCGCGTTCCCGTGGCGATGCGACGCGTGACGCGAGCGGACACCTTGATTCCGTGCAACTTCGCCAACCAGATCGAAGTCCTGCCATCGTACAAACGCGTTCTGTCGACAGCGGCTGAGCTGTTGAACATGGACATCGAATGGATTCCGCCGAAGGAATTGGAAGTCGGCATGGCGGAGATCGAAGCGATCGGTTCGGGCCCGTCGGACGAAAACGTTCTGCTGGTCGAACTGAATATCAAGCCCGGCCAACAGGTGTCTCGCGGAGACATCGTCGCATCGTTGGAAGCGACCAAAAGCGTCTTCGATCTGACAAGTCAAATCGACGGCACGATCGAAGAGATCTTTGTTGCTGAAGGGGATACGGTTCCCGTCGGCGATGTGATCGCCAGCGTCCGTTGTGCGACCGACAACAAGCGACCGAAACCGGTCACTACCGAAAACCCTGGCACTCCGGTCCTGCGTCGCCGCGTGACCGATCCAAACCGCTTGCTGGTTCCTCGCCAGACGATCGAACGTCGGCCGTTCGATGTTGGAATCTCCAGCGTCGCAACGGTTCAAGGCAGCCGGTTGATCACCAACGAAGAACTTGTCGAAGGCAAGTCGATGTCGCCCGAAGACATCATGCGTCGCACCGGAATCCAGTTCCGTCACTGGGTGCAAGGAAGCGAGACCGCTCAGAGCATGGCCAGTCAGGCGTGCTGGGAAGTCTTGGACAAAGAAGGCTTGATCGTCGACGACATCGATCTGGTGATCTGTGCGACGACTTCGCCAAGCGTTGTCACGCCGTCGATGGCTTGCCAAGTCCTGCACCAACTGACCGGCGGTGCCAGCGAAGCGATGATCCAAGCCTACGACATCAGCGCGGCTTGCTCGGGATATCTGTACGCGTTGCAAGCTGGTTACGACTTCTTGCAAAGCAAGCCGCACGCCCGCGTGTTGGTTGTGACCGCCGAGGTCCTTTCGCCACTGTTGGATCTGGGCGACCTGGACACCGCGATTCTGTTTGGCGATGCCAGCAGTGCGACCGTGTTGTACGGCGAAGATCACTTCGGCCAATCGAAGGCGCGGCTGCACCGTCCCGAGCTGTCGGCTCGAGCCGATGATGGCAGCACCTTGTCGGTACCGTCGCAAAACAATGGCTTCATCAAAATGAAGGGCCGCAAAGTGTTTGCCGAAGCGGTTCGCGCGATGATCGGCAGCATGACGCGAGTCTGCGATCAACAGGGTTACGGCATCGACAACCTCGACCTGATCATCCCGCACCAAGCGAACCAACGGATCATCGATGCGATCCAGAGTCGCGTGTCGTCGTCGGTCTTCAGCAACATCCGCGAGCACGGCAACACGTCCTCGACCAGCATCCCACTGTGCCTGGACGAAGTCCTGCCGAAGATGAAACCTGGCGAGCGATTCGGCATGTGCGCCTACGGTGGCGGTGTCACCTTCGGTGCCGGCATCCTGGAAAAGAACTAGGTTGCGACGCTCGTAACCGCGGGGCTGCCTAGTCGCAAAGCGACGGCATGCAAAAGCCTGGGACTCGCGTCCTGTCAGTTATACGTAAGTCATGGTGAGTTATCGCGACCGAACGCTTGCCAGGCCAGTGGGAAGTCTTTCGTTCGTCGCAGACCGTTCCACATCGCATTCATCCGAGTCAGGGCCGCAGGCTCGACCGTTTGCATAGCCCAGGCCATCGGCCTGGGTTCTAGCGGCGATGATTGACATGGTTGGGCTGTAGGCCCGGTCGATTGTCACCACCCACCCCGGGACGTTGCCCCTTCGCCTGTTGTGAAATGAAACCGGGCGCCGTCGGCTGATACCCAGCCCTGCAGGCTGGGCTATGCAAATTGCTGGACCTTCGGCCCGCGCCAGGCGTGCCAGGAATGTGCCTGTCCCTTTCGCCCCTGCACTTCGCGGCCAGAGCGTTGAGTTGGTCTTTGCCGACGACAAAGGTAATCGCTGGCCCGCAACCTGTTCCGCCTCGACAAGCTCCAGCAAAGTGAAAAAAACTCAACAAAAGCCACACCCTGAAAACCGGACAACCTCGTTGCCGGGCGGGTGAAGTTGAGTTGTTGCTACCGCAATTATTCACCCTCCCCAAACGCAGTTTGCGGGGGAGGGTCGAACCAGCGCAGCGAGGTTCTGGGAGGGGCGTCACGCGGTGATTGATCGTGCGGTATGCCCTCCCCGAAAAACTTGCTAAACGCACGTTTTTCGACCCTCCCGGCGTTGCCGGGCGGGTGTAGGTTGGCGGTTGTGGCGAATGCGAATCGACGGATTGTAAAACTCTGCCGCCGGCGATCAGTGGACGCGTTGGCCGGGGAGAGCTCCTTCGTCGACGCCGAGCACAAAGACTTCGACGCCGCCGGGACCTGCCGCTGTGGCCATGCCTTCGCTATGGGCGAACCGCATCATGCGCGGCTTGAAGTTAGTCACCAGGTACAAGATCAAGATTCCGATACGGAACAGCTCGATGAGCCGTTGCCGTATCGGAAATGCTTGATGAGTCAAACCGGACGGTTGGAACTAGTGTCCGCCGCCAGCTTCTGACAGCTTCTTCATCACGTCGTCGAGATTAAAGCTGGCCGGTGGTTGCCGTGGTGGATACTCCTTGAATGTCTTCAAAAAGTTAGCTGCATATTGCTGTGCAGGAACGATCAAGAAGGCATGACGCAGCAACCAGTCGTAATAGGTGTTGGAGGTGATGTCGGCTTGTTCAAATGGATCGGCACGGAGGTCGAACATCTTTGGCAGGCGAAGCGGTGTAAACGGTTCGGCCCAAATCCTCAACGTTCCCTGGGCCCGTTGCTCCAGAAAGACGAGCTTCCAGTTTGCAAAGCGAATGCCAACCAATTGAGTGTCATCGTTGAAGTAGAAGAACGATTCTCGCGGCGACTTCTCCTCCTTGCCCGTCAGGTAGGGCAAGAGGTTATAGCCATCCAGATGAACCTTGAAGGTTTTGTCATTTGCTTTGTAGCCCTTCAGCAACTTCTCTTTAACTTTTGGTTCGCCCGCAGCGGCGACAAACGTTGGCAGCCAATCGAGTCCGCTGACGATTTCATTTGAAACCGAGCCAGGCTTGATGTTGCCAGGCCAGCGGATAACACACGGCACACGAAATGCGCCTTCCCAGTTCGTCTCCTTTTCGCTCCGGAAAGGGCTAATCCCGGCGTCGGGCCAGCTGTTCTTGTGAGGACCATTATCCGTTGTATACACGACGATCGTGTTGTCGGTAATTCCGAGGTCATCGAGCCCCTTGAGCAGTTTTCCGACATGCCCATCGTGTTCTACCATTCCGTCGGCGTATTCGGTGCGAGCCGTCAGCCCCGGTTTATCGCGTCGATCTTCTTGGACGTGCGTGTAGAGGTGCATGCGTGTCGAGTTGTACCAGCAGAAGAAAGGCTTCTTTGCCTTGACTTGGCGATCCATGAAGTCGACGGCAGCATCGGTCGTTTCATCGTCGATCGATTCCATACGCTTCTTGGTAAGCGGCCCCGTATCCTCGATTTTGCCATCGGCAAAACTATGGATCACCCCGCGAGGACCATAACGTTTTTGGAACTCAGGATTGCGGGGATAGTTGCGGTTTTCCGGTTCTTCCTCCGCATTCAGATGATAAAGGTTTCCGAAAAATTCATCGAAACCGTGATTGGTCGGAAGGAACTTGTCCAAATCACCGAGGTGATTTTTGCCGAACTGCCCCGTCGAATAACCGTGCGGCTTGAGCAATTCCGCAATCGTCGGATCCTCTGCCTGCAGGCCTACGTCGGAACCAGGAAGGCCAACCTTGGAGAGCCCAGTGCGGTAGGTGCACTGCCCGGTGATGAACGTCGATCGTCCCGCGGTGCAACTTTGTTCAGCATAATAATCGGTGAACATCATGCCTTCTTTGGCAATTCGATCGATGTGCGGGGTACGATATCCAACGATCCCGTGCGAATATGCAGAGATCTGGGTCTGCCCGATGTCATCCGCCATGATGACCAAGATGTTGGGCCGATCCTGCGCGAAGATCGGACTGACGAATAGTGTTAACAACACATAAAGCGTTGCTGTGCGAACGGGGTAGAACATACCTGCAGTTCTCCTAGCTGTTGTGGAGGTAAAAGAGTCGCGCGCCGATCGATCTTTGTCGCGAAGAGATAGAGACCGCATTAGGAAACGCGCAACGGAACAGAGCCACGGCGTGATGTAGCGTTATTCACGCCCGTAGCTTTGTGGCAACGGCAACACGCCACCCCAGCTATGATACGATCCGGTATAGCCGGGTCAATCAAACCGGTGCGCTCATATGAGCCAACGGCAACCTAAACTTTGTATTGATAGACACAGTGAAAATTGAACTCTTTGACGCCAGGGCACTACATCCACTGGTGAGGTACCTAGAACAGAACGGTGCCGATTCGCAATCGGTTCTCGATACCGTACGGATACCTCAGCAGATAATCGTCGAAGGCGGATGGGTTTCCAAAAAGCAAGCCTACGACTTTGCGTTGGAAGTGGTCCGCCATGCTGGCACCGAAGAAGCAGTTTTTGCCGCCTACCAGGATTTCGACCTTAGCGACCTGGGCCCAATCGCAACTGCAATGCAATCGTGCAAGACGGTCAAAGATGCGTTGGAGACCGCAGCTCGGTTAGGTGCTATCGCGTATGAAGGAAGCAGCTACTTTCTCCAAGTGCGTGGCGACGTCACGTGGTTTTGTTTCAGCGAAACGCAATTCATATCGAACGGTCAACAGTACGTCGATGATTTGACCGTCACGATCTTTTGGCATTTGATCCAGAGCGCAACCAACCAGAACTGGCAACCCGATCAAATCATCTTTTCGGGAAGGGCGCAGGACAGACATCGAGCGATGCTTCCGTTGCAAGAATGTGCAACGGTCCCAAGAAGCAGCTTCTCGGGACTCGCATTTCCAACCGATTTCCTACGGCAGCGCGTGGCATGGAGCCCACCAGCAGTTGCGTTGGATGAAAGCAGCGCCTGGCGTTTTGGGCCCGACGGCAGCGTGGCGATCGTCGAAACACTGCACAGGGTGCTAGAGTCCCAGTTTCGGATGGACAATCTCCCGACACTTTACCAACTGGCTCGAGTGTGTGGATGTAGCCCAACGACCTTAAAAAACATGCTCCGCAGCTCGGGCACAACCTATACCAATGTTCTCGATCGTTTGCGTTTCGACAGCGCC from Rosistilla oblonga includes the following:
- a CDS encoding arylsulfatase, with protein sequence MFYPVRTATLYVLLTLFVSPIFAQDRPNILVIMADDIGQTQISAYSHGIVGYRTPHIDRIAKEGMMFTDYYAEQSCTAGRSTFITGQCTYRTGLSKVGLPGSDVGLQAEDPTIAELLKPHGYSTGQFGKNHLGDLDKFLPTNHGFDEFFGNLYHLNAEEEPENRNYPRNPEFQKRYGPRGVIHSFADGKIEDTGPLTKKRMESIDDETTDAAVDFMDRQVKAKKPFFCWYNSTRMHLYTHVQEDRRDKPGLTARTEYADGMVEHDGHVGKLLKGLDDLGITDNTIVVYTTDNGPHKNSWPDAGISPFRSEKETNWEGAFRVPCVIRWPGNIKPGSVSNEIVSGLDWLPTFVAAAGEPKVKEKLLKGYKANDKTFKVHLDGYNLLPYLTGKEEKSPRESFFYFNDDTQLVGIRFANWKLVFLEQRAQGTLRIWAEPFTPLRLPKMFDLRADPFEQADITSNTYYDWLLRHAFLIVPAQQYAANFLKTFKEYPPRQPPASFNLDDVMKKLSEAGGGH
- a CDS encoding beta-ketoacyl-ACP synthase 3, giving the protein MDRNQLLSLYKSLFTAREVDRVEQELTRRGEAFFHVSGAGHEAPAVLARHLTKHDWLHLHYRDKALMIARGVTARKFFDASLCNDTSHSRGRQMCAQMSDADLHILSLGGPVGNAALQAVGVAAATKENKNKPVTIYCIGDGSTQEGEFLEGVAEAVRLQVPLMIVIQDNQWAISTETRGQTFFSRPDGDADSFYGLPIHRVDGRDIIGSDEAMGDLVQQVRESRGPALVLLQTERLSNHTNADDQSIYRPTEDIEAAQKERDPLVRFEQQLLERGISEAELAAIRETVVAEVVADENDAIYAAQPSATHEAKKPLLVELTHPSREQRGDREADGQLTMKDAMRSVLRDRLGNDDRVFLYGQDIEDPKGDVFGVTRGLSTAFPGRVCNAPLSESTILGNAIGRSLVGQRPVAFIQFADFLPLAYNQLTSELGSMYWRTNGTWESPVIVMVPCGGYRPGLGPFHSHSFESVCAHIPGVDVYMPSTAGDAAGMLNAAFESGRPSVFFYPKALLNDPSQSTSPDTAKQFTPIGVARKVRAGRDITLVGWGNTVGLCEKSATALEQAGIEAEVIDLRSLSPWDEATVLASAEKTARMIVVHEDNHTCGIGGEVVATIAEKTRVPVAMRRVTRADTLIPCNFANQIEVLPSYKRVLSTAAELLNMDIEWIPPKELEVGMAEIEAIGSGPSDENVLLVELNIKPGQQVSRGDIVASLEATKSVFDLTSQIDGTIEEIFVAEGDTVPVGDVIASVRCATDNKRPKPVTTENPGTPVLRRRVTDPNRLLVPRQTIERRPFDVGISSVATVQGSRLITNEELVEGKSMSPEDIMRRTGIQFRHWVQGSETAQSMASQACWEVLDKEGLIVDDIDLVICATTSPSVVTPSMACQVLHQLTGGASEAMIQAYDISAACSGYLYALQAGYDFLQSKPHARVLVVTAEVLSPLLDLGDLDTAILFGDASSATVLYGEDHFGQSKARLHRPELSARADDGSTLSVPSQNNGFIKMKGRKVFAEAVRAMIGSMTRVCDQQGYGIDNLDLIIPHQANQRIIDAIQSRVSSSVFSNIREHGNTSSTSIPLCLDEVLPKMKPGERFGMCAYGGGVTFGAGILEKN
- a CDS encoding AraC family transcriptional regulator, translated to MKIELFDARALHPLVRYLEQNGADSQSVLDTVRIPQQIIVEGGWVSKKQAYDFALEVVRHAGTEEAVFAAYQDFDLSDLGPIATAMQSCKTVKDALETAARLGAIAYEGSSYFLQVRGDVTWFCFSETQFISNGQQYVDDLTVTIFWHLIQSATNQNWQPDQIIFSGRAQDRHRAMLPLQECATVPRSSFSGLAFPTDFLRQRVAWSPPAVALDESSAWRFGPDGSVAIVETLHRVLESQFRMDNLPTLYQLARVCGCSPTTLKNMLRSSGTTYTNVLDRLRFDSACDLLAVPQASIREIAHELGYSTTSNFVRSFRRMTNMTPGQYRRREFDL